A genomic stretch from Methylophilus medardicus includes:
- a CDS encoding DUF3683 domain-containing protein gives MNAPVNADLLKRNSTPLTRLREIPYNYTSFSDREIVIRFLGEEVWDILNILRAERKTGRSARMLFEVLGDLWVVSRNPYLQDDLLENPKRRKALIEALYHRIAAINERSGGNDKVQKLVAAATKAIEKFADDFKQTAELRKKALAKLTKFTRKDNVQFDGLARVSHVTDATDWRVEYPFVVVNPDTEAEISYLVRACIELGLTIIPRGGGTGYTGGAVPLTPLSAVINTEKLDQHSGVQMRTLPGVSRQVATIECGAGVVTRRAMEAATEAGLEFACDPTSADACCIGGNVAMNAGGKKAVLWGTALDNLASWRMVTPDATWLEVERLDHNLGKIHDIELARFKISRYDIDHKNLLSEPEILEIPGPSFRKVGLGKDVTDKFLSGLPGIQKEGCDGLITSATFILHRMPKHVRTIALEFFGNVSNAVPAIVEIKDHLDATAKHTPAVIMAGLEHMDERYIKAVGYATKAARQQRPKMVLLCDIASDDENAVGEVASAVVRMCNARDGEGFIAVSAEARKKFWLDRSRTAAIARHTNAFKINEDVVIPLPRLGEYSDGIERINIELSIQNKLRLVDVLETFMQGDLPLQPDEDGNADPEAVKSKQNIALQLLRDLRAKWRMILNTLDEPVSVLGEFGKPYAQYENVFRAVQSYDLRVSWKRELKRPMADIFVGREFQKILDKLDEIQKTVLKSRVFIALHMHAGDGNVHTNIPVNSDDYGMMQDAHAAVERVMHLARSLNGVISGEHGIGITKMAFLDQATIDTFATYKNKVDPNGHFNKGKLMMGSGLENAYTPSFGLLEQESIIMEQSAIGEIADDISDCLRCGKCKPVCSTHVPRANLLYSPRNKILGTSLLIEAFLYEEQTRRGISLKHFDEFNDVADHCTVCHRCEKPCPVNIDFGDVSVKMRNFLREQGKKKFNPGTAAGMLYLNAKDPATIKFLRATMIGFGYKAINFANSLAKKFGLLKDKKAPPATVGKAEIKAQVIHFINRPMPKKMQSKTSRAMLGVEDDTMIPVIRNPQKVTEDSEAVFYFPGCGSERLFSNVGLATQAMLYEVGAITVLPPGYLCCGYPQTASGNHDKGQEITADNRVLFHRVANTLNYLDIKTVIVSCGTCMDQLQKYEFEKIFPGCRLLDIHEYLMEKDMRLQGVTGTRYMYHDPCHSPMKTYKPLEVTNKLMGSDVALNDRCCGESGTFAAARPDIATQVKFRKQEELEKGMEKMGLTVGAPEQSVKILTSCPSCLQGLSRYGDDTGIEADYIVVEMAKHILGENWMQDYIQKANNGGIEKVLL, from the coding sequence ATGAACGCACCTGTCAACGCAGATTTGTTAAAGCGTAATTCTACTCCTCTCACGCGGTTACGCGAAATCCCGTACAACTACACCTCTTTTTCTGACCGTGAAATCGTGATTCGGTTTCTGGGCGAAGAAGTCTGGGACATCTTGAATATCCTGCGCGCAGAGCGCAAGACTGGCCGCAGCGCACGCATGCTGTTTGAGGTATTGGGTGATTTGTGGGTGGTCTCGCGCAACCCTTACCTGCAGGACGATCTGCTAGAAAATCCTAAGCGCCGCAAAGCCTTGATCGAGGCGCTGTATCACCGCATCGCTGCGATTAACGAGCGTAGTGGTGGCAACGATAAAGTGCAAAAGCTGGTGGCCGCGGCGACCAAAGCCATTGAAAAGTTTGCGGATGATTTTAAGCAGACTGCCGAGTTGCGTAAAAAAGCGCTGGCTAAACTGACCAAATTTACCCGTAAGGATAATGTTCAGTTTGATGGTCTGGCGAGAGTGTCCCATGTGACAGACGCCACAGACTGGCGTGTGGAGTATCCATTCGTCGTCGTGAACCCAGATACAGAGGCCGAAATCTCTTATTTGGTACGCGCTTGTATCGAATTGGGATTAACCATTATTCCGCGTGGCGGTGGCACGGGGTATACCGGCGGTGCCGTTCCTTTGACGCCGCTATCAGCCGTCATCAATACCGAAAAGCTAGACCAGCACAGTGGTGTGCAGATGCGTACTTTACCTGGCGTGTCGCGCCAAGTCGCAACGATTGAGTGTGGCGCCGGTGTGGTAACACGTCGTGCCATGGAAGCGGCGACTGAGGCAGGGCTGGAATTCGCTTGCGATCCGACCTCTGCTGATGCTTGCTGTATTGGCGGTAACGTCGCCATGAACGCCGGTGGTAAAAAAGCCGTGTTGTGGGGCACTGCGCTGGATAACCTCGCCTCGTGGCGGATGGTGACGCCAGATGCCACTTGGTTGGAGGTGGAACGCCTCGACCATAATCTGGGCAAGATCCACGATATTGAACTGGCGCGTTTTAAGATCAGCCGCTACGACATTGATCATAAAAATCTGTTGTCCGAGCCAGAAATTCTTGAGATTCCGGGGCCGAGTTTTCGTAAAGTAGGCTTGGGTAAAGACGTGACAGATAAATTTTTGTCTGGTCTGCCTGGCATTCAAAAAGAAGGTTGCGATGGTTTAATTACCTCTGCTACTTTTATTTTGCACCGCATGCCTAAGCACGTGCGCACCATTGCGCTTGAATTTTTTGGCAACGTGTCCAACGCCGTGCCTGCAATTGTAGAAATCAAAGACCATCTCGATGCGACCGCCAAGCACACGCCGGCAGTGATCATGGCAGGCTTGGAGCACATGGATGAGCGCTACATTAAAGCGGTCGGCTATGCGACCAAGGCTGCGCGTCAGCAGCGCCCAAAAATGGTGTTGTTGTGCGATATTGCCTCTGACGATGAGAACGCGGTAGGCGAAGTGGCTTCAGCGGTCGTTCGTATGTGTAACGCCCGCGATGGTGAGGGCTTTATCGCCGTTTCTGCAGAAGCGCGTAAAAAATTCTGGTTAGATCGTTCACGTACTGCCGCCATTGCCCGCCACACCAATGCCTTCAAAATCAATGAGGATGTGGTGATTCCATTGCCACGCCTCGGTGAATACTCTGATGGCATCGAGCGCATCAATATTGAGTTGTCGATTCAAAACAAATTACGTTTAGTCGATGTACTTGAAACGTTTATGCAGGGCGATTTGCCCTTGCAGCCGGATGAAGACGGCAATGCCGATCCAGAAGCAGTGAAGTCTAAACAAAATATCGCTTTGCAATTGTTGCGCGACTTGCGCGCAAAATGGCGCATGATTTTGAACACACTGGACGAGCCTGTCAGTGTGCTCGGTGAGTTTGGTAAGCCTTATGCGCAGTATGAGAATGTGTTCCGTGCCGTGCAATCTTACGATTTGCGCGTGTCATGGAAGCGTGAACTCAAGCGGCCGATGGCGGATATTTTTGTCGGTCGTGAGTTTCAGAAGATTCTCGACAAATTAGACGAGATCCAAAAGACGGTATTGAAGAGCCGCGTGTTTATTGCGTTGCATATGCACGCTGGTGATGGCAACGTCCACACCAACATCCCGGTGAATTCCGACGATTATGGCATGATGCAAGACGCGCATGCTGCGGTCGAACGTGTGATGCATTTGGCGCGTAGTCTCAATGGCGTGATTTCTGGTGAGCACGGTATTGGTATCACCAAAATGGCATTCTTGGACCAAGCCACGATCGATACCTTTGCCACCTATAAAAATAAAGTCGACCCGAACGGTCACTTTAACAAAGGTAAGCTGATGATGGGCTCCGGCCTTGAGAACGCTTACACGCCAAGCTTTGGGTTGTTGGAGCAAGAATCCATCATCATGGAGCAATCTGCAATCGGTGAGATTGCCGATGATATTTCTGACTGCTTACGTTGTGGTAAGTGTAAGCCGGTGTGCTCTACCCATGTGCCACGCGCAAACTTGCTTTACTCTCCGCGCAACAAAATTTTGGGGACCTCATTGCTGATTGAGGCCTTCTTGTACGAAGAGCAAACGCGGCGTGGCATTTCACTCAAGCATTTTGACGAGTTTAACGATGTTGCTGACCATTGTACGGTTTGCCACCGTTGTGAAAAACCCTGCCCGGTTAATATCGACTTTGGTGATGTGTCGGTCAAAATGCGCAATTTCCTGCGCGAACAGGGCAAGAAGAAATTCAATCCCGGCACGGCAGCAGGCATGTTGTATCTGAATGCTAAAGATCCAGCCACCATCAAGTTTTTGCGCGCCACCATGATCGGCTTCGGTTACAAAGCGATTAATTTTGCCAACAGTCTGGCAAAGAAATTTGGATTGCTGAAAGACAAAAAGGCACCGCCAGCCACGGTTGGTAAGGCTGAGATCAAGGCGCAGGTGATTCATTTCATCAACCGCCCGATGCCGAAGAAAATGCAATCCAAAACTTCGCGTGCGATGCTGGGGGTGGAAGACGACACCATGATTCCGGTAATTCGTAATCCACAAAAAGTAACCGAGGACTCTGAAGCGGTATTCTACTTTCCGGGTTGTGGCTCTGAGCGCTTGTTCTCGAATGTAGGCTTGGCCACGCAAGCGATGTTGTATGAAGTCGGCGCCATTACCGTGTTGCCACCAGGCTACCTATGCTGTGGTTATCCGCAAACAGCGTCTGGCAATCACGACAAAGGCCAAGAAATTACCGCGGATAACCGGGTGTTGTTCCATCGCGTTGCAAACACGCTGAATTATTTGGATATCAAAACAGTGATTGTTTCTTGCGGTACCTGCATGGATCAATTGCAAAAGTACGAGTTTGAGAAAATATTCCCAGGCTGCCGTCTGCTCGATATTCACGAATATCTGATGGAAAAAGACATGCGGCTACAAGGGGTCACTGGCACGCGTTATATGTACCATGATCCTTGCCATTCGCCGATGAAGACTTACAAACCATTAGAAGTCACCAACA
- a CDS encoding TlpA disulfide reductase family protein, with translation MSTFKSKLKKWVVPVVALALFAGLAIAVMQKPQAPDVTFTTLTGEKISMQSLRGKTVLVNFWATDCPGCIKEMPDLINTYQQYKDKNLVVIAVAMPYDPPAQVANYTQEKALPFKVMHDGYGEMVKAFGEVNLTPTTFIFDAQGNRLQKTIGELNFTALRQLLDQKAS, from the coding sequence ATGTCTACATTTAAATCTAAGTTAAAAAAATGGGTTGTGCCGGTGGTTGCATTGGCATTATTTGCTGGTTTAGCGATTGCTGTCATGCAAAAGCCACAAGCGCCCGATGTCACGTTTACCACGCTGACTGGCGAAAAAATCAGTATGCAATCTTTGCGTGGCAAGACCGTCTTGGTCAATTTCTGGGCAACAGATTGCCCCGGCTGCATCAAAGAGATGCCGGATCTGATCAACACCTACCAGCAATACAAAGATAAAAACCTAGTGGTGATTGCAGTGGCCATGCCATACGACCCGCCCGCGCAAGTAGCTAACTACACCCAAGAGAAAGCATTGCCTTTTAAGGTCATGCATGACGGCTATGGGGAAATGGTCAAAGCCTTCGGTGAGGTCAACCTGACACCCACCACTTTTATTTTTGACGCGCAGGGCAATCGCCTGCAAAAAACCATCGGTGAACTCAATTTCACCGCGCTCCGTCAACTGCTCGACCAGAAAGCCAGCTAA